Proteins encoded in a region of the Diospyros lotus cultivar Yz01 chromosome 9, ASM1463336v1, whole genome shotgun sequence genome:
- the LOC127810051 gene encoding costars family protein, whose protein sequence is MNVEEEVQRLEEEIKRLGKLQDDGSFKVTFGVLFNDDRCANIFEALVGTLRAAKKRKVVSYDGELLLQGVHDNVEITLKPTTATATATATAT, encoded by the exons ATGAACGTAGAAGAAGAAGTCCAGCGACTCGAAGAAGAAATCAAACGACTTGGCAAGCTCCAAGATGATGGCTCTTTCAAG GTCACATTCGGGGTGTTATTTAACGACGACAGGTGTGCTAATATATTTGAAGCATTGGTGGGAACTCTGAGGGCAGCAAAGAAACGTAAGGTTGTGTCCTACGATGGGGAGCTGCTGCTGCAGGGCGTTCATGATAACGTCGAAATTACCCTCAAGCccaccaccgccaccgccactgccaccgccaccgccacctgA